The following coding sequences lie in one Leptospira hartskeerlii genomic window:
- a CDS encoding TrkH family potassium uptake protein — MNSFLDPDLRTKLVSEWGRISLIFEESIKPFLRFIFGVLGVISLFILIFLYGFYYPPKWIHPLRLVTMTIVWYLVIYECLSFLFTLTPYRAYLKFHKVEAFVVLVVLLQFFFEERIESILSQQRTEEAVLLFLSLSQLTLAFGGFAHFLRRARLSLGKISPSLVMTGSFAMLIFLGTAALCLPRAEARPIQLVDLFFTAVSAVCVTGLSTIDVSQDLTGTGQVILMVLVQLGGLGLMTLTVFFALVLEGQVSVTEKLIVKDLFSQESIGRAGSILKQVAYQTFAIEGIGSVFLYLTFPKELGFSQKELIFQSIFHSITAFCNAGFALFPRGLAEPYFKGSYTFLSTFMVLIVFGGLGFPTVNQLLRKIRFDGESFRNRFSLGSKLILITTLFLLLFGWISYWVLERNFSLKDLNWYDQAFHSLFYSVTTRTAGFNTLDISSMGIPMVFVSLFLMWVGASPNSTGGGIKTSTLALAVLQFYQFFTGKERVDVFGRTVAENSLSRASVAIVLSMFIIFLGIFFIVCFEKPFPFLDICYEVVSAYGTTGLSRGITSQFEAPGKLLLCFVMFVGRVGVLTVLLAFVPKPKPRRYWYPEEYVVVG; from the coding sequence TTATTACCCACCTAAATGGATCCATCCACTTCGTTTAGTTACCATGACTATAGTCTGGTATTTGGTAATTTACGAATGTTTAAGTTTTCTATTCACATTAACTCCGTATCGTGCCTATTTAAAGTTTCATAAGGTAGAAGCATTTGTAGTTTTAGTAGTACTCTTGCAATTCTTCTTCGAAGAGAGAATAGAATCCATTCTTTCGCAACAGAGAACGGAAGAGGCTGTACTTTTGTTCTTATCCTTAAGTCAGTTGACATTGGCGTTCGGAGGGTTTGCTCATTTTTTAAGAAGGGCAAGACTTTCTCTCGGAAAAATTTCTCCTTCTTTGGTGATGACCGGAAGTTTTGCAATGCTGATCTTTTTAGGAACCGCTGCGTTATGCCTTCCTAGAGCGGAAGCAAGGCCGATCCAATTAGTAGATCTTTTTTTTACAGCGGTAAGCGCAGTATGTGTCACAGGTCTTAGTACAATAGATGTCTCTCAAGATCTGACCGGGACTGGACAAGTGATATTGATGGTCCTCGTTCAACTAGGCGGTTTAGGGCTGATGACTTTAACAGTATTTTTTGCATTGGTTTTAGAAGGGCAAGTTTCAGTGACCGAAAAACTGATCGTTAAGGACCTGTTCAGCCAAGAATCCATCGGAAGGGCAGGCTCAATCTTAAAACAAGTTGCTTACCAAACATTTGCGATAGAAGGGATTGGTTCTGTTTTTCTTTACTTAACATTTCCAAAGGAGCTTGGCTTCTCTCAAAAAGAACTTATATTCCAATCTATATTTCATTCTATAACAGCGTTTTGTAATGCAGGGTTTGCTCTTTTTCCAAGAGGATTAGCGGAGCCTTATTTCAAGGGATCTTATACATTCCTTTCCACATTTATGGTTTTGATCGTATTTGGGGGGCTAGGTTTTCCTACTGTGAATCAACTTTTAAGGAAAATTAGATTTGATGGAGAATCTTTTAGAAATCGTTTTTCCCTGGGTTCTAAGCTGATCCTGATCACAACTTTATTCTTATTACTCTTTGGATGGATATCCTACTGGGTATTAGAAAGAAATTTTAGTTTGAAAGATTTGAATTGGTATGACCAGGCTTTTCATTCTTTATTCTATTCAGTTACAACGAGGACCGCTGGATTTAATACCTTGGATATTTCTTCTATGGGAATACCAATGGTGTTTGTGAGTTTATTTTTGATGTGGGTAGGCGCTTCTCCTAATTCTACTGGCGGTGGGATTAAAACTTCTACATTAGCGCTTGCAGTCTTACAGTTTTATCAATTTTTTACGGGAAAAGAAAGAGTGGATGTTTTTGGAAGAACAGTCGCAGAAAATTCTCTTTCCAGAGCGTCTGTTGCGATCGTACTTTCCATGTTTATAATATTTTTAGGGATCTTTTTCATAGTCTGTTTCGAGAAACCTTTTCCTTTTTTGGATATTTGTTATGAAGTGGTTTCCGCTTACGGAACTACAGGTCTTTCGAGAGGGATCACTTCCCAGTTTGAGGCACCCGGAAAATTATTATTATGTTTTGTAATGTTTGTGGGTAGGGTCGGGGTTTTGACGGTATTATTAGCTTTTGTTCCGAAACCTAAACCTAGAAGATATTGGTATCCTGAAGAATATGTTGTGGTCGGTTAA
- a CDS encoding potassium channel family protein, with translation MRKKRIAVVGLGDFGIELVKRLYEDGQEVTAIDQDKNKIDRIREFSTYCVAIDSTDESELKEHGLDEMDAVVLAIGDNFENLIVTADALKKIGAINIFARYQSDLNKRVLQMLGIENLFNPEEQAAHSMAEQLANSSVKGVTLLGQDYRILEAVVPKHMQGKTVQGAKLREDWNLNLITVKRPKKTRRKSDRNDEEVLGIPSPNLVLSEGDILVLFGKAEDLEQMIGNR, from the coding sequence ATGAGAAAGAAAAGGATCGCAGTTGTTGGCCTGGGAGATTTCGGGATCGAACTAGTAAAAAGACTGTATGAAGATGGGCAAGAAGTCACAGCAATCGATCAGGATAAAAATAAGATAGATCGAATCAGAGAATTTTCTACTTACTGTGTTGCGATCGATTCCACGGACGAATCTGAATTGAAAGAGCATGGTTTGGACGAGATGGATGCAGTAGTTTTAGCGATCGGAGATAATTTCGAAAATTTGATCGTGACTGCCGACGCATTAAAAAAGATCGGCGCAATCAATATATTCGCTCGTTATCAATCCGATCTGAACAAAAGAGTTTTGCAGATGTTGGGAATAGAGAATTTATTCAATCCGGAAGAACAGGCTGCTCATTCTATGGCGGAACAACTTGCAAATAGCAGCGTAAAAGGTGTCACCTTACTCGGACAAGATTATAGAATTTTAGAAGCCGTGGTACCGAAACATATGCAGGGTAAAACCGTACAAGGTGCCAAACTGAGAGAAGATTGGAATCTAAATTTGATCACAGTCAAAAGACCTAAAAAGACCAGAAGGAAATCGGATCGAAATGACGAAGAAGTTTTAGGAATTCCTTCTCCAAATCTGGTTTTATCGGAAGGAGACATCCTAGTTCTGTTTGGGAAAGCGGAAGATCTGGAGCAAATGATTGGAAATCGTTAA
- a CDS encoding aldo/keto reductase, whose protein sequence is MKKRRLGKTGMVVSEICMGTMTFGSSCDEKEAHRILNKAFDSGIDFYDTAEIYPVPPEAEYVHATEKIFGNWLKTKKRESILIATKVCGPGHGWFTPPVREGKTALDRRNIKVAIEGSLKRLGTDYIDLYQTHWPDHDFGFEETLEALTELIDEGKVRYIGSSNETAWGTMKSLEVSRTNKLARYESIQNNFSILNRRFEDALSDICRREQISLLPYSPLAGGVLTGKYNGSTPPENARFTRYAKLPTERQRRMANRFLNEGTLASTKELIEIAKEAGISVTTLSVAWSKQHDYVASTIIGANTVEQLEESLKATNLILSDDILKKIDEVSKKIPYPMG, encoded by the coding sequence TCCAGTTGTGATGAGAAGGAAGCACATCGAATTTTGAACAAAGCTTTCGATTCGGGAATAGATTTTTACGATACTGCAGAGATCTATCCTGTTCCTCCGGAGGCCGAGTATGTTCACGCCACTGAAAAAATTTTCGGCAATTGGTTAAAGACTAAGAAGAGAGAATCTATCCTGATCGCAACTAAAGTTTGTGGCCCAGGTCATGGATGGTTCACTCCTCCAGTGAGAGAAGGTAAAACTGCACTAGATCGCAGAAATATAAAAGTAGCAATCGAAGGAAGTTTGAAAAGGCTCGGAACCGATTATATAGACTTATACCAAACTCATTGGCCTGATCATGATTTCGGATTTGAAGAAACATTAGAAGCTTTGACCGAATTGATAGACGAAGGTAAAGTTAGATACATAGGAAGCAGTAACGAAACCGCCTGGGGAACTATGAAAAGTTTAGAAGTTTCCCGCACGAACAAACTTGCTAGATACGAATCAATACAAAACAATTTTAGCATTTTGAATCGAAGGTTCGAAGATGCTCTATCCGATATTTGTAGAAGAGAACAAATCAGTCTTCTTCCTTATTCTCCTTTAGCCGGTGGAGTATTGACGGGAAAGTATAACGGATCAACTCCTCCTGAAAATGCCAGATTTACGCGTTATGCAAAACTTCCAACAGAAAGACAAAGAAGAATGGCAAATCGATTTTTGAACGAAGGGACTCTCGCTTCCACAAAAGAACTGATTGAAATAGCCAAGGAAGCAGGAATAAGTGTGACTACCCTTTCAGTTGCTTGGTCCAAACAACATGATTATGTGGCTTCTACCATTATTGGAGCGAATACTGTAGAACAATTGGAAGAAAGTCTAAAGGCAACAAATCTTATCTTGTCCGACGATATTTTAAAAAAGATAGATGAGGTCTCTAAAAAGATCCCCTATCCGATGGGATAA